The Ferrimonas balearica DSM 9799 genome includes the window AGTAACGCCTCGAACGCAGCAGCAAGATGGATAACAACGGGCCGAGTGGCCCGTTTTTTGTGGGGTATGGGTGGGGAGAGCGGGGAGGTGATGTTTTTTGTGCTGGCCTAACTGACTGAAATTTAGGAGACAAAATTCGCTCATCTGCAAATGAACCAGCGGGTTCATCCAGAGCGGTTTTTCGGCGTCTATAGTTTGATTGGTAAGTCGGTACAAGGTTGAAACATTGTCCCTTTTCGCCGTAAAGGACAAGTTCAGGAGTACTTCAGTCGCTGTTAGCAGTTAGGACCCGGCTTAACACAAGGAATGTGCAACCAGGTGCTTTCCCAATGCCGAATTGGGCCATCAGTTTGCGGATTCCTGACGATGAAAAGTATTTGTTTGCCTGTTATAAGCCTTGCGCTTCTTACCCTCTCTTCTAACGCTCACAGCCTGTCACTGCTGGACAGTCGCCAAATCCAACTTTCCGGCGGTCAGCCGGTGACGGAGCAGAATGTCGATGTCTCCACCTTCGAGATTGAGTATCAGCAACCGCTTTGGATGATTCCTCGCTATCAGGTGGGGGTCGACTGGGCCTTCGGTGGCGGCACCCTCGATACCGAGGTGGAGAATGCGCCCATGGTATTCAGTGGCCTCGGCCTGCGCTGGGAGCCCTGGCAATACCTGATGCTCCGCGCGGACGGCAAGGTGCGCTACCTGTCTGAGCACCGTTTTCAGGCGGAGCAGGGGCGGGCCAAGGATTACGGCGGCAGGATGCAGTACTCCTACTCCTTCTCCATGCTGCTCAACGTGCAGAAAGACCTGCAGTTCGGGTACCGATACCAGCACATGTCCAATGGTGGCATGTATGAGGTAAATCCGGCACTGAACACCCACAATCTGGTGTTTGGCTACCGCTTTTAAGCCACAAAAAAGGGGCCGTAAAGGCCCCTGTCTGGGTTGCTTGAGTGCCAGCTCAGCTGGCGGCTCTCAGCTCCCGCTGCTGGCTGTGGTGCTGCACCATCACCTGTGCGACTTCGACGGCGGTCTCCTCCATCAGGGTGAAGAAGCTGCCGTTGATCTGGGTTTGATGCAATAACGCGTTGCGTACCGCATCAAACGTTGCTTCGCAGACCGGTTGCTGCTGTCGCCAGAATGACGACAGGGGGCCGGGCGTGGTTAGCCCCGGAATGTCGTACAGCGCTTTGCCCAGGCACTTAACCGGCAGGTGGTGAAGCAGGGCAGACAGCCCTACGGTGCTGTTGACGGTCACCACGCCCTTCAACAGGGGGTAAACCTCCGGCAACGGCAGCTCATAGCCAAAGCGCAGGCGCTTACCCAGATGGTGCTGCTCGCGCAGTTGATTAATCAGGGGTTGGTAGTTGATGTAGCCGCGATCCATCGGATGGTGCTTGATCAGCAGGGTGTCAGCACTGTCGGCATGGCGGGCAAAAGAACCCACCACCTCTTTGATGACGGTAGCCACATCGCGGTAGTTGGAGTGGCTGAGGATCTGGAAGTCCTCCGAGACCTGCAGCGGCAGCAGAAACACCCGCCCTTTCTCTGCTTGCAGCTCCTGCAGCATGGCACGGTCGATGGATTTAAAGCGCAGCTTCAGCAACCCGCCTTTGACCCAGCTGAGGGCTTCTTTGAGCAGGCCCCAGGGGCGGTGGCTGACAAAGTGGGGGTACGCGCTAACACCGAGTCGCTTTATCACATGGTAGCGGATGGCAAACCAGGCGCGGCTGCCAAAGGTTTTTCCCGCTTGATGCTTAATCTGGAAAGCGTGTTTTGGATTGAATTTTGGCAGGTGGCGTCGCATCGGATACAGCGAACTGTTGGCGTTAACGCCACCCAGCTCCATGGTGACAAAGTCCGGACGCAGGTAGCCCTCTTCCAGAGCCCAGAAAGCGATATCAAGCTGGCGACAGATGTTGCTGGCTTTGGCGTGGTAGGGGCGGCAATCGCCGTAGCACACCACCGAATCAATCTGGTGCTGTTGGCAAAAGTGGCGGAAGTAGGCAGGCCACTCCTTCATGGTGCTGGTAAACCGGTACAGAGAGCCCTGGCTTCTCCAGCACTCATCGCCGCCGTTAAAACTGATGTGAAATACGTTGTGCCCCTCAGCAACCAAGTGGTTGCCAAGCGTGCGGAAGAAGGGGCCAAGGGGGCCTTGTAACAGCAGGATATTCATTGGGGTTTTAAGGTATCCACAAGGTAGCCAAGCTTGAGCTGCCAGCGCTGAAACCTGTTCGGGCGGTGGCTGCTGTCGGTCTTATTGTTTGCGAGTAGGTCTATCAGCCATTCCGGAGTGGTAAACAGCCCGGTGGCCCAGTCTACGTAGCTGGGATAGGCCGCAATCGCGATGTAAACCAACTCCTCCAGCGTTCTTTGGCGGTTGCGATCGTGAGCGGGATTACGGTCTTCAGTCAGCCCCCAGCCGGCGTAAAAGGGTTGTCCCCAGGTCACCACATGGATGCCCCGCAATAACGCCTCAAAGCCAGCCAGCGACGTCATGGTATGGAGCTGATGGATGTGAGGATACAGCTGATTCAGCCCGTATTCGGCCACCTGCTCATCGACGCAGGCGTCATAGCACGCTTGCGAGATCTGTCCTTCGCGATTCCCCGCCACCACATCCGGATGAGCTTTGTAGAGGATGTGAGCCTCGGGATACGCTTTGCGTACCGCCCACAGCAGCGCTTCATTGCTGGTCACCACCGGGCTGCCGGTGGTGATGGAAGCATCGCCATCCACCTGCCCCACCACCAGCAATCGCAGTGGATGTTCGGCTGACGGTTGGTATCGGTTCTGGCTGATCAGGTTGTACTTATTGATGTCGGCGCTGACCAGCTTATGGATCAGCGCGGCTCCGCGGGCTTGGTCGGCTTCGCTGACCATCAGGTGGTTAAGCAGATGGCGCAGGTCGTTGTTCTGTTGCGCATTGAAATAGATGCCCCGCTGGTCGACCACCAATGAGGCTGGACGGCACAGGTTGGAACCCAGCCCACTGGAGCGCACAAAGCCGTCTTCAACCCGGATGGCATCCTGTTGTTCGGTAAAACGTTGGCCCCATACCAGCAGTTTGTCGTTGTGGCCAAGTTGCTTGGGGGGCTTGCTGACAAACCGAATGTTGTGAGCCAGATGGCCACAGAACTTGCCGATAAAGGCGCGTTTCCACAGCGAGAAGCCGGCCAGATACAGGGTTTGGTACTGGGGCTCTGGACGCTGCTGCAACGCCAGCAGTTCAATGATCTCCTCCACTTCGCAGCGCTGGCCGGTGATGGGATTGACGTAGCGGGGGTAGAGGATCAGTGCCGCGGCCACCAACTGGGGCAGGGTGATGCCAGCCCGATGCAGTGCCGCGCGGCGGTCATGGGGCTTAGCGTCGTCAGTCAGCCCCCAACCAGCGTAAAAAGGCTGGCCAAAACAGTGCACCGGCTTATCCAGGATCAGCCCCTCAAATCCCATCTGGGAGGAGACGGTAAAGAGCGCCAGGCAGTGGTGGATCAGGGCATGGGGGTGGCAAGCCTGCTTAACCCAGATCACCGACTGCAAAGCCGGGTGGCGGGCCAGTCTGGCCAGTACCCCGGACTTTTTGCCCAGCCGGGTATCCGGGTGGGTCCGTACCACCAGCGCCGCATCGGGATAGCGCTGACGGGCGGCAGCGACCATATCGAGAAAGTCCGCTTCGCTGGCCTGAGCTGCGGCGATGGAGAGGTCACCTGCCACCTGATCGACCAGCAGCACATAAGGGCGACCATCCAGCTGTTGCTTCAGATCTGAAGGCAGTTGGGTCTGGCTGTTAAAGTCGGGATAGACGTTGTACTTGGTGATGCCGTATTGGCGAATTCGGGCAATCAGGTTATGCGCCCGTTCACACAGGGCACTGTCCCGGCCAGCATCAACAATATGCTGCTCCAGCTCGGAGGGCTGAGACGCGTCATAATAGATGCCCTGCTTATCCACAACCACGGACAGGCTGTGTCCCCCCTTAGCGGGGTGTCCGGTATAGCCGATAAAGCCGTCTTCCAGGTGCCAGAACGGCACCCCATTCTCAGCGGCCTGTTGTTTCATCGCCAGGCTATTGGGCTTCAGGCCCCATCCGATGTAAACATCGCCTTTACCGGTAACGGCATGGGCGTTGAGTCGCTCCAGCGGTTGAGCCAGTGCAGCATGCAAGACGGCCTGACGTGCGAGTATCCCCGCCGAGTTGGTGTAGTAGGTCATGGTTCAGATTGTGTTTTATGGTCAGGACGAAACGCGGTGTCTTGTACGAACGCGATTGGGTTTTGAAAGTGGCTTATCACGCAATGTGAACGGTTGAGACACTTTATTGTTCTGCGGACTCAACGCTTTCTATCAGGCGGGTCGCTTTTTCGAAAGTTTTGTCCTTTGGCATTTCCATTGCGTAAGAAAAAGCGTGCAGCCAATTATCCAGACCGTCCTCACAGACCACGCCAGCTTCCTCATCCTTAATTCTGTTGGCTAGTGGGAATCGGGAACCATAGATTCCAATCGCTCCCTGTCTGTGAATATCAAGCATCTTGGTATGGGAGCGAGCTCGATTGAAGGGAGAATCATACAGAGGCACCAGTCCGATATCCATTCGGCGACTTTGGATCAGTGCCTGATAGTTTTGCCAGTCAAGAGGGTGGATAATCGTGACACGGGGAACGCCCTTGAACCGTCGTTTCAAGCTGTGATCACCGATAAGCTCAAACCAGGTATTGGGGTAACGGGCTTGCACTGCAGTGACAAACTGATGAATAAATGCCCACTCAAGAGTATGGCTGCTGCTTCCGTGATAGAAGCATTTAACCATCGAGTTGCAGGGTGAACTTAACTGCAAAGGTGGTAGGACGCTCTGGTCGGGAAGGGCATATTTCTCTGCAAGGTAGCGAGTGGATACCCATACCTCAGTGCAAAGTGACTGCAGCAATGGGTATGCCTGCGTGTACCACTTAGATAAGCGCTTTCGATAGTCGTCGGGCAGACTTTTGTCTTGATGTGCCCCGGGGATGTCATCATCGATAAACCACACAATGGAGGCGGGCTTTACTGATAGTGCATTGAGGGCATGTAACCATCTCAACGGCACATTCCGGCTCAGGATGACTCGAGCGTTCGCTGCCGTCCATAGTGGGTGACCCTTCTCTGGCAACTGTCTCGAGCACAGCTCCTGATAACGTCGAAAGCGGTGTTGTCTGCTGCGAAAGTAATAATCCATGGTGGGAGTATTAAGTTCACTGACAACCCAGGTGCGCTCTATCTTGTTTGAGGTTTCTCTGGACTGGGGTTGGAACAACCCCGTTTTGCGCGGCGTTGGCCAGAGTCGCAGCCTCTCAACGAAATTGAGACTCATCAAACTAGTCTCTCAGCCATTCGGCCAAAGCAATGCGGGCTTGCTCTTTAGGGAGCATGCCAAATACGGTGCAGGCAAAACGATGTGCGGTTTCATCAGGGGAGAGCGCGTCGGTCTTTATCACGGTATCTGCGAGTTGATAGGTACTACTGCGACACTTGGAAAACTGGGTTGTCATGTATTGTTCGTAAGTAATATCCAGTTGCCTGGCTTTACGAAAGCGATCGAAAGCCGCAGCAGAGTCCGCACTAAGACAGATTGAACAATATCCCCGGATCCAGGTTTTTGAGCTAGGGGCATCAAGAAATCCGGTTCCCACATCAACAATGACCGACTTATCCACCAAACTCTCGGTGTGTATGGCTAAGGCTTCCTGACCAAAACTCAGAAAGCGCTCACGGTCGTGCTCAAGCGCTGCAATGAGCGCATTGAGATCCTCTTTAGGGCCAATCAACCCTTGTGCCCGCGCGTATCGATGGGTGATGTTGTCCAACGTCACCGACGCTACCGAAGGTGTGCGTTGAGTCAGGGCCTTCACAACGGTGGTTTTACCAATGCCTGAAGGACCCAGCAGTAAAATGGTTTGATTCATGGTGACGGTGTCAAAGCGGGTTCGGTGTTGTATGAGAAGTCTTCGTGGGTCAGGCTCAGATTGGGGTTATAGCAGGGGTCAGACTTCAATACCTCGCCCCAGCGCTTTTCCATCCACCGGATCTCATTACTAAAGCGGGCCTGCTTTTCAGGAGTGTCTTCGAAGCCCCTGCTGACCGACTCATGGTGGTACAGCTCAGCAAAGGGGGTCCATACGTTTCGGTATCCCGCCTCGCGGACCTTGAGGCAAAAGTCCACATCATTGAACGCGACTTTCAGCAGGGGCTCCAGTCCCCCAACTTCCAGATAGACTGATTTTCGAACCAACAGTGCGGCGGCGGTAACGGCCGAGTAGTTCTGCACCAGGCTCAGGCGAGAGTGATAGCCGTTGTGGTGGCCCGCAAAGTACTTGTGAGCATGCCCAGCCACACCACCGATGCCAAGCACCACGCCAGCGTGCTGAATACGACCATCGGGATAGAAAAGCTTGGCCCCGACGCAACCCACATCGGGACGACTGGCATGACGAACCATCTCATCCAACCAATCGGGGTTTATCACTTCAATATCGTTATTGATTAACCCGACAATCTGTCCCCGGGCATGCGCCACACCAAGGTTGTTGATGGCTGAGAAGTTAAACTCGTCATCAAAATCGACCACTCTCGCTTGTCCGGTTTGTTCGAGCTCTCGAAAGTAAGCCAAGGTTTTGGGACATTGGCTTTGGTTGTTGATAACCAGAATCTCGAATGCGGAGTATCGCGTTTTGTTGCGGATGCTGCTGATGCACTGTTTTAGCAGTTCATAGCCATCCCGAGTGGGTATGATCAGGCTGACCAGTGGTGACGGCTCGGCGAGCGGCCAGCGAACCTGATAGCAGTTATTGAGGCGATGCGGTGTCACCTCAATTTCCAGATTGGTCGAGTTAAAGTAATCGCGCAGCGCTTTGAGTCCCGCCTTTGAGGTATAGCCTTTCTGTGAAGCGCTCAGTGCCGTTGAACCATTGATGGCACGCCAGTGGTAAAGCACATGAGGGACGTGAACAATTTGTCGATTGCCAAGGTGACCAATGGCTCTCAGA containing:
- a CDS encoding acyloxyacyl hydrolase encodes the protein MKSICLPVISLALLTLSSNAHSLSLLDSRQIQLSGGQPVTEQNVDVSTFEIEYQQPLWMIPRYQVGVDWAFGGGTLDTEVENAPMVFSGLGLRWEPWQYLMLRADGKVRYLSEHRFQAEQGRAKDYGGRMQYSYSFSMLLNVQKDLQFGYRYQHMSNGGMYEVNPALNTHNLVFGYRF
- a CDS encoding capsule biosynthesis protein, yielding MNILLLQGPLGPFFRTLGNHLVAEGHNVFHISFNGGDECWRSQGSLYRFTSTMKEWPAYFRHFCQQHQIDSVVCYGDCRPYHAKASNICRQLDIAFWALEEGYLRPDFVTMELGGVNANSSLYPMRRHLPKFNPKHAFQIKHQAGKTFGSRAWFAIRYHVIKRLGVSAYPHFVSHRPWGLLKEALSWVKGGLLKLRFKSIDRAMLQELQAEKGRVFLLPLQVSEDFQILSHSNYRDVATVIKEVVGSFARHADSADTLLIKHHPMDRGYINYQPLINQLREQHHLGKRLRFGYELPLPEVYPLLKGVVTVNSTVGLSALLHHLPVKCLGKALYDIPGLTTPGPLSSFWRQQQPVCEATFDAVRNALLHQTQINGSFFTLMEETAVEVAQVMVQHHSQQRELRAAS
- a CDS encoding capsular polysaccharide biosynthesis protein, whose protein sequence is MTYYTNSAGILARQAVLHAALAQPLERLNAHAVTGKGDVYIGWGLKPNSLAMKQQAAENGVPFWHLEDGFIGYTGHPAKGGHSLSVVVDKQGIYYDASQPSELEQHIVDAGRDSALCERAHNLIARIRQYGITKYNVYPDFNSQTQLPSDLKQQLDGRPYVLLVDQVAGDLSIAAAQASEADFLDMVAAARQRYPDAALVVRTHPDTRLGKKSGVLARLARHPALQSVIWVKQACHPHALIHHCLALFTVSSQMGFEGLILDKPVHCFGQPFYAGWGLTDDAKPHDRRAALHRAGITLPQLVAAALILYPRYVNPITGQRCEVEEIIELLALQQRPEPQYQTLYLAGFSLWKRAFIGKFCGHLAHNIRFVSKPPKQLGHNDKLLVWGQRFTEQQDAIRVEDGFVRSSGLGSNLCRPASLVVDQRGIYFNAQQNNDLRHLLNHLMVSEADQARGAALIHKLVSADINKYNLISQNRYQPSAEHPLRLLVVGQVDGDASITTGSPVVTSNEALLWAVRKAYPEAHILYKAHPDVVAGNREGQISQACYDACVDEQVAEYGLNQLYPHIHQLHTMTSLAGFEALLRGIHVVTWGQPFYAGWGLTEDRNPAHDRNRQRTLEELVYIAIAAYPSYVDWATGLFTTPEWLIDLLANNKTDSSHRPNRFQRWQLKLGYLVDTLKPQ
- a CDS encoding ATP-binding cassette domain-containing protein, yielding MNQTILLLGPSGIGKTTVVKALTQRTPSVASVTLDNITHRYARAQGLIGPKEDLNALIAALEHDRERFLSFGQEALAIHTESLVDKSVIVDVGTGFLDAPSSKTWIRGYCSICLSADSAAAFDRFRKARQLDITYEQYMTTQFSKCRSSTYQLADTVIKTDALSPDETAHRFACTVFGMLPKEQARIALAEWLRD